One window from the genome of Paracoccus marcusii encodes:
- a CDS encoding ABC transporter permease: MNYAIRRRMWSAALIVAFFLGWEVLCLALNVSDLVVPRPSQVMATLVARFPVLWPHIIQTLWTTMIGFGLGVAVGVVIGALIGTSRVAYDTAYPLLIGFSSIPKVAVVPIFVLWFGAGPVPAVLTALAMCFFPIVVNIATGLATTEPEMEDVLKSLGAGKMDLLLNVGLPRTMPFFFASLKIAATYAFVGTVLAETVASNKGIGNVMMSASSNFDVPLVFAGLFILAFLGVALYVLFSVIEGRVVGWANRRTDLSPS, encoded by the coding sequence ATGAACTATGCCATCCGTCGCCGCATGTGGTCCGCCGCGCTGATCGTCGCCTTCTTCCTGGGGTGGGAGGTTCTGTGCCTGGCCCTGAACGTGTCCGACCTGGTGGTGCCGCGCCCGTCGCAGGTGATGGCGACGTTGGTCGCGCGCTTTCCGGTCCTGTGGCCGCACATCATCCAGACGCTGTGGACGACCATGATCGGCTTTGGCCTTGGCGTGGCGGTCGGCGTCGTGATCGGCGCGCTGATCGGCACGTCGCGGGTGGCCTATGACACGGCCTATCCGCTGCTGATCGGGTTCTCGTCCATCCCGAAGGTCGCGGTCGTCCCGATCTTCGTGCTGTGGTTCGGGGCGGGGCCGGTGCCTGCGGTCCTGACCGCGCTGGCCATGTGCTTCTTTCCCATCGTGGTCAACATCGCCACCGGCCTTGCCACGACCGAGCCCGAGATGGAGGACGTGCTGAAATCCCTGGGCGCCGGCAAGATGGACCTGCTGCTGAACGTGGGCCTGCCGCGCACCATGCCGTTCTTCTTCGCCTCGCTGAAGATCGCGGCGACCTATGCCTTTGTCGGCACCGTGCTGGCCGAGACCGTCGCCTCGAACAAGGGCATCGGCAACGTGATGATGAGCGCATCGTCGAACTTCGACGTGCCGCTGGTCTTTGCCGGCCTGTTCATCCTGGCCTTCCTGGGGGTCGCCCTCTACGTCCTGTTCTCGGTCATCGAGGGCCGCGTCGTGGGCTGGGCGAACCGCCGCACCGACCTGTCCCCCTCCTGA
- a CDS encoding ABC transporter substrate-binding protein — protein sequence MLKSLLAAASLIAMAAPALAQTDIRFTLGWKTQGSDAPILLAQQKGYFEEEGLNVTIDQGEGSAATVTRIMSGTYDAGFGDINAIIQNAAERPDQTPVMVYQLWNDPPFTVVTRKESGITTPADLAGKTLGGAPGTPTTKLLPVFARMNDVDLDSITIESLAPNLTEPMLIRGDIDGAMVFNITAWFNLINNRQDPAADFNWLNFGDHGLDLYANGVMVSQAMIADNPDAVTGLVRAINRAAVEIAQDHEAGVDAVLAFDNLANRDLEMARMMFSYENLIASDEVTRIGLGDLDDDRLSRAIDIVAEGYQLQTTPEAGQVFDRSFLPPLDDRQLVLAD from the coding sequence ATGCTGAAATCGCTGCTTGCCGCCGCATCCCTGATCGCGATGGCCGCCCCCGCGCTGGCCCAGACCGACATCCGCTTCACCCTGGGCTGGAAGACGCAGGGGTCGGATGCGCCCATCCTGCTGGCCCAGCAGAAGGGCTATTTCGAGGAGGAGGGCCTGAACGTCACCATCGACCAGGGCGAGGGGTCCGCCGCCACCGTCACCCGGATCATGTCGGGCACCTATGACGCGGGCTTTGGCGACATCAACGCCATCATCCAGAACGCCGCCGAACGCCCCGACCAGACCCCGGTCATGGTCTATCAGCTGTGGAACGATCCGCCCTTCACGGTCGTGACCCGCAAGGAAAGCGGCATCACGACCCCTGCCGATCTGGCGGGCAAGACCCTGGGCGGCGCGCCCGGGACGCCCACGACCAAACTGCTTCCGGTCTTTGCGCGCATGAACGACGTCGACCTGGACAGCATCACCATCGAAAGCCTGGCGCCGAACCTGACCGAACCCATGCTGATCCGCGGCGACATCGACGGGGCGATGGTGTTCAACATCACGGCCTGGTTCAACCTGATCAACAACCGCCAGGACCCTGCCGCCGATTTCAACTGGCTGAACTTCGGCGATCACGGTCTGGACCTCTATGCCAACGGGGTCATGGTCTCTCAGGCGATGATCGCCGACAACCCTGACGCCGTGACCGGCCTGGTCCGTGCGATCAACCGCGCCGCGGTCGAGATCGCCCAGGACCACGAGGCAGGCGTCGATGCCGTCCTGGCCTTCGACAACCTGGCCAATCGCGACCTCGAGATGGCGCGGATGATGTTTTCGTACGAGAACCTGATCGCCTCGGACGAGGTGACGCGGATCGGTCTGGGCGATCTGGATGACGACCGCCTGTCGCGCGCCATCGACATCGTCGCCGAGGGCTATCAGCTGCAGACCACGCCCGAAGCCGGGCAGGTCTTCGACCGCAGCTTCCTGCCGCCGCTGGACGACCGCCAGCTGGTCCTGGCCGACTGA